From a single Streptomyces sp. NBC_00377 genomic region:
- the pdhA gene encoding pyruvate dehydrogenase (acetyl-transferring) E1 component subunit alpha has protein sequence MTVMEQRGAYRPTPPPAWQPRTDPAPLLPDAEPYRVLGTDAAAQADPELLRRLYAQLVRGRRYNVQATALTKQGRLAVYPSSTGQEACEVAAALVLQERDWLFPSYRDTLAVVARGVDPVEALTLLRGDWHTGYDPYEHRVAPLSTPLATQLPHAVGLAHAARLKGDDVVALAMVGDGGTSEGDFHEALNFAAVWQAPVVFLVQNNGFAISVPLAKQTAAPSLAHKAVGYGMPGRLVDGNDAVAVHEVLADAVRHAREGGGPTLVEAVTYRIEAHTNADDATRYRGDAEVETWREHDPIQLLERELTARGLLDEDAQQSARDAAEAMAADLRARMNQDAVLDPMDLFAHVYAEPTPQLREQRDLLRAELEAEQEGAH, from the coding sequence ATGACGGTCATGGAGCAGCGGGGCGCGTACCGGCCGACCCCGCCGCCGGCCTGGCAGCCCCGCACAGACCCCGCGCCGTTGCTGCCCGACGCCGAGCCGTACCGCGTCCTCGGCACCGACGCGGCCGCGCAGGCCGACCCGGAACTGCTGCGCCGGCTGTATGCCCAGCTGGTGCGCGGCCGCCGCTACAACGTCCAGGCCACCGCCCTGACCAAGCAGGGCAGACTCGCCGTCTACCCCTCCAGCACCGGCCAGGAGGCCTGCGAGGTCGCCGCCGCGCTCGTCCTCCAGGAGCGGGACTGGCTGTTCCCCAGCTACCGCGACACCCTCGCCGTCGTCGCACGCGGGGTGGACCCCGTCGAGGCACTCACCCTGCTGCGCGGCGACTGGCACACCGGCTACGACCCCTACGAACACCGGGTCGCGCCCCTGTCCACGCCGCTCGCCACCCAGCTCCCGCACGCCGTGGGCCTCGCGCACGCCGCCCGCCTCAAGGGCGACGACGTGGTCGCGCTGGCCATGGTCGGCGACGGCGGCACCAGCGAGGGCGACTTCCACGAGGCGCTGAACTTCGCCGCCGTGTGGCAGGCGCCGGTCGTCTTCCTCGTGCAGAACAACGGCTTCGCGATCTCCGTGCCGCTCGCCAAGCAGACCGCCGCCCCCTCGCTGGCCCACAAGGCCGTCGGGTACGGCATGCCGGGCCGCCTGGTCGACGGCAACGACGCGGTCGCCGTGCACGAGGTGCTGGCCGACGCCGTGCGGCACGCGCGCGAGGGCGGCGGCCCCACCCTCGTGGAGGCGGTGACCTACCGCATCGAGGCCCATACGAACGCCGACGACGCCACCCGCTACCGCGGCGACGCCGAGGTCGAGACCTGGCGCGAACACGACCCGATCCAGCTGCTGGAGCGCGAACTCACCGCGCGCGGGCTGCTCGACGAGGACGCGCAGCAGTCCGCGCGGGACGCCGCCGAGGCGATGGCCGCCGACCTGCGCGCCCGCATGAACCAGGACGCGGTGCTCGACCCCATGGACCTCTTTGCCCACGTGTACGCCGAACCGACCCCGCAACTGCGCGAACAGCGCGACCTGCTGCGGGCCGAGCTCGAGGCCGAGCAGGAAGGCGCGCACTGA
- a CDS encoding molybdopterin molybdotransferase MoeA: MTARGTGQGLDAEDLDVEEALALVKDGNGTGRPAAERGPGQCEGDGTSHGSSRGAPSPHAASSPEAGHRKGGAEHRHRAAPWPEARTVAARAARSAAARRASVSVPLGNALGLALAAPLTALTDLPSFDTSAMDGWAVAGPGPWHVREEGLLAGSAAPVPLADGEAVRIATGARIPPDTTAVLRSEHGRTDDNGRLHPTREMQHGQDIRPRGQECRSGDQLLRAGALVTPAVLGLASAAGYDILTVVPRPRVEVLVLGDELLTEGRPHDGLIRDALGPMLPPWLRALGAEVAAVRRLGDDAKALYRAVTASVADLVVTTGGTASGPVDHVHPTLRRLDAELLVDGVEVRPGHPMLLARLGDDQHLVGLPGNPLAAVSGLLTLAEPLLRTLAARPAPESYALPLSQAVHGHPYDTRLIPVVLRGDHAVPLHYNGPAMLRGIAAADALAVVPPGGARAGQTTELIDLPWATVGIDACFT; this comes from the coding sequence ATGACCGCCCGCGGCACCGGGCAGGGCCTCGACGCGGAGGACCTCGACGTCGAGGAGGCGCTCGCCCTCGTGAAGGACGGCAACGGCACCGGCCGCCCAGCCGCCGAGCGCGGCCCCGGGCAGTGCGAGGGCGACGGCACGAGCCACGGCAGCAGCCGCGGCGCCCCGTCCCCCCACGCTGCCTCCTCCCCGGAGGCCGGTCACCGCAAAGGCGGCGCGGAGCACCGTCACCGCGCGGCTCCCTGGCCCGAGGCCCGTACGGTCGCCGCCCGCGCCGCCCGGTCCGCCGCCGCCCGCCGCGCGTCCGTGTCCGTGCCCCTCGGCAACGCCCTCGGCCTCGCCCTGGCCGCCCCGCTGACCGCCCTCACCGACCTGCCCTCCTTCGACACCTCCGCGATGGACGGGTGGGCGGTCGCCGGCCCCGGTCCCTGGCACGTACGGGAGGAGGGCCTGCTGGCCGGGAGCGCGGCACCCGTACCCCTGGCCGACGGCGAGGCCGTACGGATCGCCACCGGCGCCCGGATCCCCCCGGACACCACCGCCGTACTGCGCAGCGAGCACGGCCGGACCGACGACAACGGCCGACTGCACCCGACCCGCGAGATGCAGCACGGCCAGGACATTCGCCCGCGCGGTCAGGAGTGCCGCAGCGGGGATCAGTTGCTGCGTGCCGGAGCGTTGGTGACCCCGGCCGTCCTCGGCCTCGCCTCGGCCGCCGGGTACGACATCCTGACCGTCGTTCCCCGGCCCCGGGTCGAGGTACTCGTTCTCGGGGACGAACTGCTCACCGAGGGCCGCCCGCACGACGGCCTGATCCGCGACGCGCTCGGCCCGATGCTGCCGCCGTGGCTGCGCGCTCTGGGCGCCGAGGTCGCCGCCGTACGCAGGCTCGGCGACGACGCCAAGGCCCTCTACAGGGCCGTCACCGCCTCCGTCGCCGATCTCGTCGTCACCACCGGGGGCACCGCCTCGGGACCCGTCGACCACGTCCATCCCACCCTGCGCCGCCTCGACGCCGAACTCCTCGTCGACGGTGTCGAGGTGCGGCCCGGTCACCCCATGCTGCTGGCCCGCCTCGGGGACGACCAGCATCTCGTCGGCCTGCCCGGCAATCCCCTGGCGGCCGTCTCCGGTCTGCTCACGCTCGCCGAGCCGCTGCTGCGCACGCTCGCCGCCCGCCCGGCTCCCGAGTCGTACGCTCTGCCGTTGAGTCAGGCGGTCCACGGGCATCCGTACGACACCCGGCTGATCCCGGTCGTCCTGCGGGGTGATCATGCCGTGCCGCTGCACTACAACGGCCCGGCCATGCTGCGGGGCATCGCGGCGGCCGACGCCCTCGCCGTCGTACCGCCAGGTGGCGCGCGGGCGGGTCAGACCACGGAACTCATCGACCTGCCGTGGGCGACGGTCGGGATCGACGCCTGTTTCACGTGA
- a CDS encoding Lrp/AsnC family transcriptional regulator, translated as MAPEQMAEGPENGTAPPPGNPPPSAGAALPSSLPTPSGAPLPPPRPLDAIDQDILQMLQADGRASIRSVAERVHVSRANAYARINRLLEDGVIRGFGARVDHERAGQGTSAYITLKIVQNSWRTVREQLRQLPGASHIALVGGDFDVLLLVHTPDNRALREVVLTRLQAIPEVLSTRTLLVFEEEDLEPQG; from the coding sequence ATGGCACCTGAACAAATGGCCGAGGGGCCGGAGAACGGCACGGCGCCGCCTCCGGGTAATCCTCCGCCGTCGGCCGGTGCCGCGCTGCCGAGCAGCCTCCCTACGCCGAGCGGCGCCCCGCTGCCGCCGCCGCGCCCGCTCGACGCCATCGATCAGGACATCCTCCAGATGCTCCAGGCGGACGGCCGCGCCTCGATACGGTCGGTCGCCGAGCGGGTCCACGTCTCGCGCGCCAACGCCTACGCGCGGATCAACCGGCTCCTCGAGGACGGCGTCATACGCGGCTTCGGCGCCCGAGTCGACCATGAGCGCGCCGGGCAGGGCACCAGCGCCTACATCACGCTGAAGATCGTGCAGAACTCCTGGCGGACGGTGCGCGAGCAGCTCAGACAGCTGCCCGGCGCCTCCCACATCGCCCTCGTCGGGGGCGATTTCGATGTCCTGCTGCTGGTGCACACGCCCGACAACCGGGCGCTGCGCGAGGTGGTGCTCACCCGGCTCCAGGCGATCCCCGAGGTGCTCAGCACGCGCACGCTGCTGGTGTTCGAGGAGGAGGACCTCGAACCACAGGGCTGA
- a CDS encoding alpha-ketoacid dehydrogenase subunit beta encodes MTTVALKPATMAQALTRALRDAMAADPSVHVLGEDVGTLGGVFRVTDGLAKEFGEDRCTDTPLAEAGILGTAVGMAMYGLRPVVEMQFDAFAYPAFEQLISHVARMRNRTRGRMPLPITIRVPYGGGIGGVEHHSDSSEAYYMATPGLHVVTPATVADAYGLLRAAIASDDPVVVLEPKRLYWSKDSWNPEEPQSVEPIGRAVVRRPGRSGTLITYGPSVPVCLEAAEAAQAEGWDLEVVDLRSLVPFDDETVCASVRRTGRAVVVHESGSFGGPGGEIAARVTERCFHHLEAPVLRVAGFDLPYPPPMLERHHLPGVDRILDAVARLQWEAGN; translated from the coding sequence ATGACGACCGTCGCGCTCAAGCCCGCCACCATGGCGCAGGCCCTCACCCGCGCGCTGCGGGACGCGATGGCCGCCGACCCGTCCGTCCACGTCCTGGGCGAGGACGTGGGCACCCTCGGCGGCGTCTTCCGGGTCACCGACGGGCTCGCCAAGGAGTTCGGCGAGGACCGTTGCACCGACACCCCGCTCGCCGAGGCAGGCATCCTCGGCACCGCCGTCGGCATGGCCATGTACGGACTGCGGCCGGTCGTGGAGATGCAGTTCGACGCCTTCGCCTACCCGGCGTTCGAGCAGCTCATCAGCCATGTGGCCCGGATGCGCAACCGCACCCGCGGCCGTATGCCCCTGCCGATCACGATCCGGGTGCCCTACGGCGGCGGCATCGGCGGCGTGGAACACCACAGCGACTCCTCCGAGGCGTACTACATGGCGACCCCGGGCCTCCATGTCGTCACCCCCGCCACGGTCGCCGACGCCTACGGTCTGCTGCGGGCCGCCATCGCCTCCGACGACCCGGTCGTCGTCCTTGAGCCCAAGCGCCTGTACTGGTCCAAGGACTCCTGGAACCCGGAGGAACCGCAGAGCGTGGAACCGATCGGCCGCGCGGTGGTGAGGCGCCCGGGCCGGAGCGGCACGCTCATCACCTACGGTCCTTCGGTGCCGGTCTGCCTCGAAGCCGCCGAGGCGGCGCAGGCCGAGGGCTGGGACCTCGAAGTCGTCGATCTGCGTTCCCTGGTGCCGTTCGACGACGAGACGGTCTGCGCCTCGGTACGGCGGACCGGCCGCGCGGTCGTCGTCCACGAGTCGGGCTCCTTCGGCGGCCCGGGCGGGGAGATCGCGGCCCGCGTCACGGAGCGCTGCTTCCACCACCTGGAGGCGCCGGTGCTGCGCGTCGCCGGATTCGACCTCCCGTACCCGCCGCCCATGCTGGAGCGTCACCACCTGCCCGGCGTCGACCGCATCCTGGACGCCGTGGCCCGCTTGCAGTGGGAGGCCGGGAACTGA
- a CDS encoding NTP transferase domain-containing protein, with the protein MTSNEPAAHDAVVLAGGGARRLGGADKPGVRVGGRALLDRVLAACADARTTVVVAEPRPTARPVRWAREDPPGAGPVAALDAGLRQAAADDVLVLSADLPFLSADTVRRLLGTLRAGGAEGVLLTDADGRDQPLVAAYRTAALRRELAALTAGRGGLTGQPLRRLTAGLDLTRVPDPVASFDCDTWDDIATARARIREHGHVLDEWISAVKDELGIDLDVDTGVLLDLARDAAHGVARPAAPLTTFLVGYAAAQAQGGPEAVADAARKAAALALRWAEEAAQEKAPEETAGQGNAGPGTSAGPAGSGPDAG; encoded by the coding sequence GTGACCTCGAACGAGCCCGCCGCCCATGACGCCGTGGTGCTGGCCGGTGGCGGCGCCCGCCGGCTGGGCGGCGCCGACAAGCCGGGCGTGCGGGTGGGCGGGCGCGCGCTGCTCGACCGGGTGCTCGCCGCCTGCGCCGACGCACGCACCACCGTCGTCGTCGCCGAGCCCCGCCCCACCGCCCGCCCCGTGCGGTGGGCACGAGAGGACCCGCCAGGGGCGGGACCCGTCGCCGCACTCGACGCGGGACTGCGCCAGGCCGCGGCGGACGACGTGCTCGTCCTCTCCGCCGACCTGCCTTTTCTCTCGGCGGACACCGTGCGGCGGCTGCTGGGCACGCTGCGCGCCGGCGGAGCCGAGGGCGTGCTGCTCACCGACGCCGACGGCCGCGACCAGCCGCTCGTCGCCGCGTACCGCACGGCCGCCCTGCGCCGCGAACTGGCGGCGCTCACCGCCGGCCGGGGCGGGCTCACGGGCCAGCCGCTGCGTCGGCTGACCGCCGGACTCGACCTCACCCGCGTCCCCGACCCGGTCGCCTCGTTCGACTGCGACACCTGGGACGACATCGCCACCGCCAGGGCACGTATCAGGGAGCATGGCCACGTGTTGGATGAATGGATTTCCGCAGTCAAGGACGAACTGGGCATCGACCTCGACGTCGACACCGGCGTTCTCCTCGATCTCGCCCGTGACGCCGCCCACGGCGTGGCCAGACCCGCGGCCCCGCTGACCACCTTCCTGGTCGGCTACGCGGCCGCGCAGGCCCAGGGCGGGCCCGAAGCCGTCGCCGACGCCGCCCGCAAGGCCGCCGCGCTGGCGCTGCGCTGGGCGGAGGAAGCCGCGCAGGAGAAGGCCCCCGAGGAGACGGCCGGGCAGGGAAATGCCGGGCCGGGGACGAGCGCCGGGCCCGCCGGCTCGGGACCGGACGCCGGATGA
- a CDS encoding dihydrolipoamide acetyltransferase family protein — protein MAQVLEFKLPDLGEGLTEAEIVRWLVQVGDVVAVDQPVVEVETAKAMVEVPCPYGGVVTARFGEEGAELPVGAPLITVAVGAPASGGPPAHTEGSGNVLVGYGTSQAPARRRRIRSARPEPAASVTVDAVAPAVLPVPALPAAPDGGSGGPVPVISPLVRRLARENGLDLRELTGSGPEGLILRADVENALREAVPREQAAQQSPVTPAPAGSRRIPLKGVRGAVADKLSRSRREIPDATCWVDADATELMRARAAMNASGMPKISLLALLARICTAALVRFPELNSTVDTAAREVVQFDHVHLGFAAQTERGLVVPVVRDAHARNAEALTEEFARLTEAGREGRLTPADLTGGTFTLNNYGVFGVDGSTPIINHPEAAMLGVGRIIPKPWVHEGELAVRQVVQLSLTFDHRVCDGGTAGGFLRYVADCVEQPAVLLRTL, from the coding sequence ATGGCACAGGTGCTGGAGTTCAAGCTGCCCGACCTCGGGGAGGGGCTCACCGAGGCGGAGATCGTCCGCTGGCTGGTCCAGGTCGGTGATGTCGTCGCCGTCGACCAGCCGGTCGTCGAGGTCGAGACGGCCAAGGCGATGGTGGAGGTGCCCTGCCCCTACGGCGGTGTGGTCACCGCCCGCTTCGGCGAGGAGGGCGCCGAACTGCCCGTCGGCGCCCCGCTGATCACGGTGGCCGTCGGTGCGCCGGCCTCCGGCGGTCCGCCCGCGCACACCGAGGGCTCGGGCAACGTGCTCGTCGGCTACGGCACCTCGCAGGCGCCCGCACGCAGGCGCCGGATCCGGTCGGCGCGGCCCGAGCCCGCCGCTTCCGTGACCGTCGACGCCGTCGCTCCGGCAGTCCTGCCGGTCCCGGCCCTCCCGGCCGCGCCGGACGGGGGGTCCGGCGGACCCGTTCCCGTGATCTCCCCGCTGGTGCGCAGGCTCGCCCGGGAGAACGGCCTGGACCTGCGGGAGCTCACGGGCTCCGGTCCCGAGGGCCTGATCCTGCGGGCGGACGTGGAGAACGCGCTGCGGGAGGCCGTCCCCCGGGAGCAGGCGGCACAGCAGTCGCCTGTGACCCCCGCTCCCGCGGGAAGCCGCCGCATCCCCCTCAAGGGCGTTCGTGGAGCCGTCGCCGACAAGCTCTCCCGCAGCCGGCGCGAGATTCCCGACGCGACCTGCTGGGTGGACGCCGACGCGACCGAACTGATGCGGGCGCGGGCGGCGATGAACGCGTCCGGCATGCCGAAGATCTCCCTCCTCGCGCTGCTCGCCCGTATCTGCACCGCGGCGCTGGTCCGCTTCCCGGAGCTCAACTCCACCGTCGACACGGCGGCCCGGGAGGTCGTGCAGTTCGACCATGTCCACCTCGGCTTCGCCGCGCAGACCGAGCGGGGACTCGTCGTGCCCGTCGTCCGCGACGCCCACGCCCGCAACGCCGAGGCACTGACCGAGGAATTCGCCCGGCTCACCGAGGCGGGCCGCGAGGGGCGCCTCACCCCGGCCGACCTGACCGGCGGCACCTTCACCCTGAACAACTATGGGGTGTTCGGCGTCGACGGCTCCACGCCGATCATCAACCACCCCGAGGCGGCCATGCTCGGTGTCGGCCGCATCATCCCCAAGCCCTGGGTGCACGAGGGGGAGCTCGCGGTGCGCCAGGTCGTCCAGCTGTCGCTCACCTTCGACCACCGGGTCTGCGACGGCGGAACGGCGGGCGGTTTCCTGCGCTACGTGGCGGACTGCGTGGAGCAGCCGGCGGTGCTGCTGCGCACACTGTGA
- a CDS encoding 3-hydroxyacyl-CoA dehydrogenase: MTALDLSSPVAVVGTGTMGQGIAQVALVAGHTVRLYDAVPGRALEAAAAIGARLDRLVEKNRLAGTDRDEARARLRPAEDLTELADCSLVVEAVVERLEAKQELFRQLEDVVGEDCLLATNTSSLSVTAVGGALRNPGRLVGLHFFNPAPLLPLVEVVSGYATDVTSATRAYETARSWGKTPVACADTPGFIVNRIARPFYAEAFAVYEAQGADPATIDAVLRESGGFKMGAFELTDLIGQDVNESVTHSVWRSFFQDVRFTPSLAQRRLVESGRLGRKTGRGWYDYSEGNAEQGEPHTAEKAQPPAYVVAEGNLGPASELLALIREAGIQVREEEEDHGTRLVLPGDGQLALADGQTSVEFRDVVYFDLALDYRKATRIALSASQDTSTQTMSEAIGLFQALGKDVSVIGDVPGMIVARTVARIVDLAHDAVAKGVATEEDIDTAMRLGVNYPLGPFEWSRRLGRTWACSLLDDLHERDPSGRYAPSLALYRHSYATEKREGAS; encoded by the coding sequence ATGACAGCACTCGACCTCAGCAGCCCCGTGGCCGTGGTCGGCACCGGCACCATGGGCCAGGGCATCGCCCAGGTCGCGCTGGTGGCGGGCCACACCGTGCGGCTGTACGACGCCGTGCCCGGCCGAGCTCTCGAGGCGGCCGCCGCGATCGGCGCCCGTCTGGACCGGCTCGTCGAGAAGAACCGCCTGGCCGGCACCGACCGGGACGAGGCCCGTGCCCGGCTGAGGCCCGCGGAGGACCTCACCGAGCTCGCGGACTGCTCCCTGGTCGTCGAGGCCGTCGTGGAGCGCCTGGAGGCCAAGCAGGAGCTGTTCCGGCAGCTGGAGGACGTCGTCGGCGAGGACTGTCTGCTCGCGACCAACACCTCGTCCCTGTCGGTGACCGCCGTCGGCGGCGCCCTGCGCAACCCGGGCCGCCTGGTGGGCCTGCACTTCTTCAACCCGGCGCCGCTGCTGCCGCTCGTCGAGGTCGTCTCCGGGTACGCCACCGACGTCACCTCGGCCACGCGCGCGTACGAGACCGCCCGCTCCTGGGGCAAGACGCCGGTCGCCTGCGCCGACACCCCCGGGTTCATCGTCAACCGCATCGCGCGGCCCTTCTACGCCGAGGCGTTCGCCGTCTACGAGGCGCAGGGCGCCGACCCCGCCACGATCGACGCGGTCCTGCGCGAGTCGGGCGGCTTCAAGATGGGCGCCTTCGAGCTGACCGACCTGATCGGACAGGACGTCAACGAGTCGGTCACGCACTCCGTGTGGCGGTCCTTCTTCCAGGACGTGCGCTTCACGCCCTCGCTCGCCCAGCGCCGTCTGGTCGAGTCGGGCCGCCTCGGCCGCAAGACCGGCCGGGGCTGGTACGACTACTCCGAAGGCAACGCCGAGCAGGGCGAACCGCACACCGCGGAGAAGGCCCAGCCGCCCGCCTACGTCGTCGCCGAGGGCAACCTGGGCCCCGCCTCCGAACTGCTCGCGCTGATCCGGGAGGCGGGCATCCAGGTCCGCGAGGAGGAGGAGGATCACGGCACCCGCCTGGTGCTGCCCGGCGACGGCCAGCTCGCCCTGGCCGACGGCCAGACCTCCGTGGAGTTCCGCGACGTCGTCTACTTCGACCTCGCCCTCGACTACCGCAAGGCCACCCGCATCGCCCTGTCCGCGTCCCAGGACACCTCCACGCAGACGATGTCCGAGGCGATCGGCCTGTTCCAGGCACTCGGCAAGGACGTCAGCGTCATCGGCGACGTCCCCGGCATGATCGTCGCCCGTACGGTCGCGCGGATCGTCGACCTCGCGCACGACGCCGTGGCCAAGGGCGTCGCCACCGAGGAGGACATCGACACCGCGATGCGTTTGGGTGTGAACTACCCCCTCGGCCCCTTCGAGTGGAGCCGCAGGCTGGGCCGCACCTGGGCCTGCTCCCTCCTGGACGACCTCCATGAGCGCGACCCCTCCGGCCGCTACGCGCCCTCCCTCGCGCTGTACCGGCACTCCTACGCCACCGAGAAGCGGGAGGGCGCCTCGTGA
- a CDS encoding TetR/AcrR family transcriptional regulator — translation MTTAKRDTYTPETLLTVAVQVFIERGYDGTSMEHLSKAAGISKSSIYHHVAGKEELLRRAVSRALDNLFAILDEEHARVGDASARLEYVVRRMVEVLIGELPYVTLLLRVRGNTGTERWALERRRDFDHRVAELLRAAAADGDVRGDMEVRLATRLVFGMINSIVEWYRPGGRGMVESEVADAVVRLVFEGLRTAP, via the coding sequence GTGACCACCGCCAAGCGCGACACGTACACCCCGGAGACCCTGCTGACCGTCGCGGTCCAGGTCTTCATCGAGCGCGGCTACGACGGCACCTCCATGGAGCACCTCTCCAAGGCGGCCGGCATCTCCAAGTCGTCGATCTACCACCACGTCGCCGGCAAGGAGGAACTGCTGCGGCGGGCGGTCAGCCGCGCCCTGGACAACCTCTTCGCGATCCTCGACGAGGAGCACGCACGCGTGGGGGACGCCTCGGCGCGTCTGGAGTACGTCGTGCGGCGCATGGTCGAGGTGCTCATCGGCGAACTGCCTTACGTGACGCTGCTGCTGCGGGTGCGCGGCAACACCGGCACCGAGCGGTGGGCTCTGGAGCGGCGCCGCGACTTCGACCACCGGGTCGCCGAGCTGCTGAGGGCGGCCGCCGCCGACGGGGACGTACGCGGCGACATGGAGGTGCGGCTCGCGACGCGGCTGGTCTTCGGGATGATCAACTCGATCGTCGAGTGGTACCGGCCGGGCGGCCGGGGAATGGTCGAGAGCGAGGTCGCCGACGCGGTGGTGCGGCTGGTCTTCGAGGGGCTGCGCACGGCCCCCTAG